TTTTCATACAGGCTGTTGAACCCCTTCATGAAAGAGAGAACTTCCTTGGTAGGGATGTAGACCGGTTCTGATAAATACTGTTCGTAATTTGAACTGTTTTGAATGGCCAACGACTTGGAATTGGTATGGAATGAAACCGATATTTTCTTGTCCAAGGCGAACTGGGCTTCCAATTGGGCATTTTCAGCGACACCGTGGCGGCGCAGTTTGCCCAGTTTGTCATCCAATGGCATAAAGAGTTGAAGCAGCTTGGATGTGAGAGCTGTCTCGATGTCATCTTTTCCGATATCAGGCTTGTTCTTGAATAATGTGCTGCCGGAACAGAGCCCATAGGCAGCTTTCAGGAGATGGGTTTTGCCGGTTCCGTTTTCACCGATAATCACATTGATCTTGGAGGAAAAGTCGATAGTCAGGCCATTGAATACGGTAAAATTCTTGATATCAAGTTTTGTGATCATATCTGAATCCTCTTCCCGTCGCGGATTGTATTGAGCATTGCTTCACGAACCGAAGCGAGATAACGATCGACATCGGTTTCATCGGCCAGCCAGGCTTTTTCGAACGAAACCTGAATTGAGCGGCTGGTAACGTATTCAACCACTGGTTCGGCAACACCGGTTGGTTGTTGTCCGCTCGTGGCAGTATTCTCTCCTGCTGGACTGTCTTGTTGCGACAGGGAGTTTACCTGGCCCAGAATCCGCTGATACTCATCTTCCTCGCATCTTCTCCGGGTGTCACGGATAACGGCAATGATTGTCTGTCGGGTGAGTCCTTGCAGGAACCTGTCTAATGGTTGCGTTAATTGTCCCTGTTGTTCCGTTTTCAGGCTGGAGAATTCAGGCATTGCCGCCAGGCGCTCTTTGAGCGTGGTGATGGAATGCAGTGCGATATTCTTCTCTGAATCAAGCTGTGCATCAATCCGGGCTTTCAGTGAATCAACCAGAGATTTTGCCTGCTGCATCCGGTTGTTTTTATAGCAGCCTGGATCTTCGAGAATGCTCTGTATCTGCGCTGCTTCATCACCCTCGACATAAGGAAAGTTTGGCTCCTGTGCCTGGATAAATGCCTTGGCCTCGTCATAAAGACCCTTTTGTGGCCCGCTCATGAATCGCCGTACCGGATCAAGAGTTTTCTCCTTGAGATCAAGGAAGGAATCCGCCTGACGGCTGAACTCGGTGAGATAATAGGTGTACGGTTTGCCGGTTATCTCCTGAATGGTTTTGATCGGTTCATCAAGGACCGTGAGAAACGGATATTGAGCCTTCTGGGCAACCAGCGGGGTTAGCGTATGAAGGAGATCCAGAAACTTTTGTGCGGTCTCTTTGCCAAGCGCCTTGGCCTCATTGCTTGTGGGCGGGGTATCAAAGAAATCCTCAAAGAACTCTTTCAACTGCCGCACCTGAGAGGCGGTAAAATCTATCTGTGGTTCGAGGATGACATTCCCATGACCGTGGGTATTGCGCAGCGCTCTTTCCAGATCGGCATCTTCCAGCGGGTTGCTGTCGGAGCGTACTTCTATTTTGCCACGGGCGCACAATTTAGCCAACGTGCAGAGAATGGCGGCAAAATACCAGCCATAGGGCTTACGCTCAAATTTTTCCACCAGACTCTTGAGGGTCGTCCTGACACCGCTACGGTTGTTGCCGAGAATAAAGGCCAGCATCTCCTGCTCTGATTCAGACATAACGGTCGTGTCATTGCCGAACAGGCTATCTTCCGACTGGCGAAGACACCGCTGGATATCATTTTCGCTATAATTGATCCCGCGAAGCATCCGCAGGTTGGGGTAGGTTCTCTGGATCAGCTCATGGAATCCCCTGACAATCTTGGTTTGGGCCTCTTCTCCAGACAATTCGATGTCACTTCCCATGATGATCAGCTTGGCCTTGCCGATCAGCTTTTGGGCAAGCTGCTGCAATTCTCCATAACGTTCACGGTTCAGAAAGCCTTTGTCCGTAAGGATACGTTTGACGTTTTCCTTTTGGGTGATCGACATGTTCTGCTGGATGTATTTGCCGGTACGTTTGTACATGAGCAGGTCTCGAACCAGCCGGTCATCCGCTGGCATGCTGATGACCAGTTCGTCACGCCCCATGGACTGCATGCGCAGGATATCTTCATTGCCGGAATGTTCGTGGAAGGGGGAAATAATGTGGATTGCCAGCTCATATTCCCGGCCATGGAGCCGGTCGTCCAGTTTTCTGGTGAAGGAATAGTCCTGGCCATTTTCGTCATAGCGGATTTTTCTATTTTTAATGATGCCGTCGAAGATGATCTTTGCCAATTCATCGGCAACATCCGATGACTCTACTTCGGTGTTCTTGATCTCCTGCTCGACATCCTTTTCATCTTCGGTCAGAAATTCGTACTGTTCACCGTTACGCTGGATATAGCTCTGCTGCTCCAACAGGTTCAGAGCATCCTCAATATTCATTTTCAGATCGGCTATGTCCTGGTCAAAGTTTTCCAGCATCAGAACGCACAGGTTACGGATGGTCGCTTTGAACTCACGGACATATTTTACCAGAAACAATGACTTCAGAATTTTCACTGCATAGGGGTTGTTGAGATTCTGTTCCGCTACCCGGATGGAGGTTTGAATCTGTGTCTTGAGTGCGGTCCTGATCCCTTCGAACATCAGGTCAAAAGTGGCTAGTTGACCAATCTGATGATCTGATATCTGGACGGCAACCTGCTGGAAAACTCCCAGCATGGAACGCTCACCAACAGAAGTATGCTTACCTTCAAAGGCATTGTGCAGGGAAAGCGCCTGAATCGCGGTCTGGAACAGGGTGAATTGATACGGAATAAACGGGTAGCAGTGGATGAAATGGTCTTTACCCTGAAAGTTCTTGTAAGTTTGGGAGCCGTCGCTGAAATCCAGCAGCGTTTTGAAGTTGTTGCATGCCGCATGGTAAGTTGTAGAAAGCTTTTCAACGCCCGCCTCATTTTTCAAAAGCAGACGTTTCTGGATCACCTCATCCACGTTCGCGCCGGTAAGCTTCATCCGGTTTGCAAAGCGAGCTTGAATCTTGGAAAAGTCATTCCCCTGCTTAGCGGTCATCTCGCCCACAACGCTGTTCATATCTTCCTGGGCGGTAACAATAATCCAGGCTCTGCCACGGCTCTTTGTGGCAAGGCTCTCGGCGATGGTCTGAAGGTTGGTCATCAGTTTGACGTTGTCGGCAACGTACTGGCCCACTTCATCAACAAAAAAATTCAGGCGAAAATCTGCCCCCTGTCTCTCGATATAGGCATTTAGCTGCTCGGCAAAGTCTTCAATTGAGACCTTGTACTGACTGCGGTATTTGTCGAGAATTCCGGTAGCAACTTCCTTTTTCTCACCTGCCGCTCGGGAGTAAGCTTCGGCGATATTGGCCGATTCCAGAAGCGCCTGTTCCCGCCCGGTGGTCCATTCCTTACCGGAGACCTCCTTATACGCCTGTTTGAATGCTGAAAATATGTTCCGACTGTCAAGTTCACGTTCAAACTGAGCAATGTGTCCCTGTTTTCCGTAATACCCACACATTTCATCAAAGACCTTGACGAAAACAGACAGGAGGGCATCAATCTGCGTCTTGCTGATAACATCTGCTTTCTGGTCTATGTTGAACAGGATGCTCTTGGAGGGTATAGCAACCGCCTTTTTCAAATCTCCACGCAGGATTTCATTGTTCTGAAGCTCAGGCTTACGCAGGAACATGTCAAGAACAGTAGCGCCATCTATGGAGCGATTCTCCAGCAAGAGAGCCAGCATTTTTAACAGGTGTGACTTTCCCGATCCGAAGAAACCGGACAACCAGACACCATTTGCTCCCTCGTAATTGTTGTAGGCGTCGAGGAATGCTTCAAGGCGTTTAGTGACCTCGTTGGTCAAAACATATTCGTCAACTTCTATGCGGAGACTGGCTGCATCGTCAGCCTTGATGACACCTTCAATTGTCCTGTCTACCGGTTTGCTGAATATGGCACGCAATTCCATCAGAACTCCCTCGTATCAGATATCGCAGTGAAATATATTGAATGCCCGATAATACTTGTCGTCGTGCAATCTGCCAAAGAGGTCAAGCGAAGCGCCGTGTTCCAGAGAATGGGTATACGCACCTGGAAAAAACATCACGGTCGGTTGATCCTTGGCAGTGCTTTGGAGGTTATTAAGGACATTGTGGGAGCGGATATACGGGAATACCTCGCCGACGCCAGTGATGAACATGACATCGAATTCCGTCTGTTGCATTCTTGCAGCAATTTCAGGTATGAGGTGAGCTTCAGGATCGAGAACCCCTTGGAGCAGCTCCTTTATCTCATCCTTTGCAACTTCAGTTTCCATTTCAAGAATCTGATCCCAGATGCCACGGCGACGGAGCAGCTCAATTGATGTGTCGTAAAGATTAATTTCCAAGATCCGAACGCCACCCTGATTCAGTCGGTTTATGAGTTGTTTTTGAATACGTCCCATTTCAACGGCTTCTTCAGGCTTGTAAGGGCAGATGAAGAATGGAACTTCGTTGCCCAATCCTTGGCGTTTCAAAAATCTTTCACTGCAGATCAGCGTCAGCAGATGTTGAAATCGTTCCTGAATCGGCCTGTATTCCAAATCGGCGCTCATTGCAACAACTCCCTGATGTCTCTGTCTGATAATGGGAAGATCTTTAGATCATCCGGTGAATGACTGGCGACAGCACGAGCAACCTGCGCACTCAGGATCACAGGATTGATGGAGTTTGCTTTTGTCAATATATCAGCCTCCCGCAGCATTCTAAAGACTACCTGACGAAGCTTGTTGCGAGTGGACTCGGTAAGCTGCTCCAGTTCATCATGCCATTCAGCCTTGGCATTGAAAAAGGCATCGTAATCCTCCGGACGAAGGTCGAGATTAATCTGAAGATACTTTTCTCTAATGATTTCAGAAGCAAACTCATAAATAAAACGATGCCTACGACAAATGCCTACCCAAAGGATTTGTTGCTGTTCCTGAAGCGAACCCTCTATTAAAACATTCAGTTCTGCTTCATGTAATTTTTCAAGCCGCAAGCATATCTCACGACATACCCTTTTAGAGCTGCTGGCTGTGCGTGACTGAATAAGATTCTGATTCAGGGCCATGTACCTGACTGCTTTCCAGTCTCCCTGTGTGAGGAATAACTCAGCAATTTCTACGGACTCCCGAAGGAAAAGTCCGCCTGCAGTAAAAGACATGTTGTAGGAAGCAGATATCATTATTGTAATCCAGTGGTTTGATGAATCAAATTTCAGATGTTACCGTTTCATTGGGATAAAGACGCCATCGGCGATCCAGCTTTACTCCCTTATAAGTTACAGA
The nucleotide sequence above comes from Geobacter benzoatilyticus. Encoded proteins:
- a CDS encoding DUF1819 family protein; amino-acid sequence: MSFTAGGLFLRESVEIAELFLTQGDWKAVRYMALNQNLIQSRTASSSKRVCREICLRLEKLHEAELNVLIEGSLQEQQQILWVGICRRHRFIYEFASEIIREKYLQINLDLRPEDYDAFFNAKAEWHDELEQLTESTRNKLRQVVFRMLREADILTKANSINPVILSAQVARAVASHSPDDLKIFPLSDRDIRELLQ
- a CDS encoding DUF1788 domain-containing protein, which gives rise to MSADLEYRPIQERFQHLLTLICSERFLKRQGLGNEVPFFICPYKPEEAVEMGRIQKQLINRLNQGGVRILEINLYDTSIELLRRRGIWDQILEMETEVAKDEIKELLQGVLDPEAHLIPEIAARMQQTEFDVMFITGVGEVFPYIRSHNVLNNLQSTAKDQPTVMFFPGAYTHSLEHGASLDLFGRLHDDKYYRAFNIFHCDI
- the brxC gene encoding BREX system P-loop protein BrxC, which translates into the protein MELRAIFSKPVDRTIEGVIKADDAASLRIEVDEYVLTNEVTKRLEAFLDAYNNYEGANGVWLSGFFGSGKSHLLKMLALLLENRSIDGATVLDMFLRKPELQNNEILRGDLKKAVAIPSKSILFNIDQKADVISKTQIDALLSVFVKVFDEMCGYYGKQGHIAQFERELDSRNIFSAFKQAYKEVSGKEWTTGREQALLESANIAEAYSRAAGEKKEVATGILDKYRSQYKVSIEDFAEQLNAYIERQGADFRLNFFVDEVGQYVADNVKLMTNLQTIAESLATKSRGRAWIIVTAQEDMNSVVGEMTAKQGNDFSKIQARFANRMKLTGANVDEVIQKRLLLKNEAGVEKLSTTYHAACNNFKTLLDFSDGSQTYKNFQGKDHFIHCYPFIPYQFTLFQTAIQALSLHNAFEGKHTSVGERSMLGVFQQVAVQISDHQIGQLATFDLMFEGIRTALKTQIQTSIRVAEQNLNNPYAVKILKSLFLVKYVREFKATIRNLCVLMLENFDQDIADLKMNIEDALNLLEQQSYIQRNGEQYEFLTEDEKDVEQEIKNTEVESSDVADELAKIIFDGIIKNRKIRYDENGQDYSFTRKLDDRLHGREYELAIHIISPFHEHSGNEDILRMQSMGRDELVISMPADDRLVRDLLMYKRTGKYIQQNMSITQKENVKRILTDKGFLNRERYGELQQLAQKLIGKAKLIIMGSDIELSGEEAQTKIVRGFHELIQRTYPNLRMLRGINYSENDIQRCLRQSEDSLFGNDTTVMSESEQEMLAFILGNNRSGVRTTLKSLVEKFERKPYGWYFAAILCTLAKLCARGKIEVRSDSNPLEDADLERALRNTHGHGNVILEPQIDFTASQVRQLKEFFEDFFDTPPTSNEAKALGKETAQKFLDLLHTLTPLVAQKAQYPFLTVLDEPIKTIQEITGKPYTYYLTEFSRQADSFLDLKEKTLDPVRRFMSGPQKGLYDEAKAFIQAQEPNFPYVEGDEAAQIQSILEDPGCYKNNRMQQAKSLVDSLKARIDAQLDSEKNIALHSITTLKERLAAMPEFSSLKTEQQGQLTQPLDRFLQGLTRQTIIAVIRDTRRRCEEDEYQRILGQVNSLSQQDSPAGENTATSGQQPTGVAEPVVEYVTSRSIQVSFEKAWLADETDVDRYLASVREAMLNTIRDGKRIQI